AAGTTGATTCAGCTCGAGGTCAAACCCAGCTTTGCCAGGCTCGAATCCTGGATCATGGACATTTAAGCCCCCAAGTAAAGAGAGTTGAAATGAGCAAGGACGGGGGGCACGGTCCGACCATCGTCAAGCGATCGAGCCGACATAAGCACGAGAGGCACGGCGGGGCGTGGAAGATTGCATTCGCCGATTTCACCCTGGCGCTCATGGCGTTGTTCATGGTCTTGTGGATCGTCAATGCCACGCCGGAGAAAACGCGCCAGAGAGTGGCTGCGAAACTCACGGGACACCCCTTCTTCAAGGGAGGCGTTGGCATCTTCGAACAACGCAGCGAGAGGCGGAAGATCTCGCTGCTCGATACGATGCCGCAATCGCGAGTCAAGGCGTCCGACGGTCCGGGGAGGGACGCATCGATCGAATCGCTGGCCGCACGCAAGAGACTTGCGCGGCGTCTCCAGGCCAAGGCGAAGGCGCTGGACATGGTGCGTAACGTGGCCTTGGCGGTTACCGATGACGGTATACGAATTACCATTCACGATACTGACGACAAGGGCATGTTTGCGCGACGCAGCGACGAACTCAACGAGCCGTTCGTCCAACTGTTGCGCGGCCTTGCACCCATGCTGGCGATGGTGCCCAATAAGCTCGTCGTCGTCGGGCACACGGACGCCACCCGATATGCGGGTGAATCGGCATTCGCCAACAACTGGAGCCTGTCCAGTCGAAGGGCGTTGCGGGCGCGGCAGGTGATGCTCGATGGCGGGTTGAACGAATCGCAGCTGTTTCAAGTGTCCGGCATGGGCGACAGTACGCCGGCAGTCCCGGACAATCCCGAGCATGGGAGCAATCGCCGCGTCGAACTCCTGCTGCTGACGAAGGAGGCGGAGACAACGTGGCGTCGCATGTTCCGTAGTCACGGATTCGGCGCGGAACGTAGCCCGGACGGGGCGGGCGTTCGAGTGACGGCGGCTCAAGCCGATCATGAGTCCCCGCAGTCATCAGACACCTCGGCAAATTGACCGTGAAGGTCAACCGCACGTAGAGCGTTTTTAATAGAGTGCTGCCGCCGACAGTGCTGGAATCCGCATTGTCGGTTTTTCTATTTTTGACGAAGATGGGTCGCCAATTCGGCTTACGTCAACTTTGCGCAATGCTCAGCCTCGGATCCGTTGGTTCGCCCGTTGGTCGTGCAGCGGCCATTGGAAGGTTGCGAGCGCTCTATTGCGGGCTCACCTAGGCTTCGTGAGACTCCGCTCATCGCCCGGTATTTGGATTGGTAACCATTCTTTCTCTAGGCCGCCCCGGGCGATC
The Pandoraea pulmonicola DNA segment above includes these coding regions:
- a CDS encoding flagellar motor protein MotB, with the translated sequence MSKDGGHGPTIVKRSSRHKHERHGGAWKIAFADFTLALMALFMVLWIVNATPEKTRQRVAAKLTGHPFFKGGVGIFEQRSERRKISLLDTMPQSRVKASDGPGRDASIESLAARKRLARRLQAKAKALDMVRNVALAVTDDGIRITIHDTDDKGMFARRSDELNEPFVQLLRGLAPMLAMVPNKLVVVGHTDATRYAGESAFANNWSLSSRRALRARQVMLDGGLNESQLFQVSGMGDSTPAVPDNPEHGSNRRVELLLLTKEAETTWRRMFRSHGFGAERSPDGAGVRVTAAQADHESPQSSDTSAN